In Pseudomonas sp. PDNC002, the DNA window CGAACAGGGTGTTGATCCCGCTCATCAGGGTGAAGGGGTAGCGGCGCATGGCGCCGATGATCTCGTCGAGGTTGCGGCCGTCGCGGATGAACACCGTGTGCAGGCCCATCCCCACCGAGGACAGCAGGTTCGTCGAGAACGCCATGATGTGGTACAGCGGCAGCGGCGCGATGCGCACGTCGGTGGCGGGCTCCAGCAGGCCGGGGCGCAGGAACAGTTCCAGGGTCTGCACGACGTTGGCGATCAGGCTGCGGTGGCTGAGCATCGCGCCCTTGGAGACGCCGGTGGTGCCGCCGGTGTATTGCAGCAGTGCGAGGCGATCCAGCCCCGGCTCGATTTGCACCTGCGGCGCCTCGGCGCCCAGGCGCAGGGCCTGCTGGAAGCGCGTGCAGTCGGCTTCGTCGCTGTCGAACTGCGGGCGCTCCATGTCGTCGATGGAGGTCAGCAGGATCTGCCGCACCTCGCTGTGCGCCTGTACGCCGCGCAGCAGCGGCAGCAGGCGGTCGAGCAGCAATACGGCGCTGGCGCCGGAGTCGGCCAACTGGTGGCGCAGCTCGCTGGCGGTGTACTGCGGATTGGTGTTCACCAGCACCACGCCGGCCTTCAGCGCGCCGAAGGTGGCGATGGGGTACTGCAGGGAGTTGGGCAGCATCAGCGCCAGGCGATCGCCGGGTTGCAGGCCGGCGTGATGGCGCAGGTAGCGGGCGAAGGCGTCGGCCCGACGGTCCAGTTCGGCGAAGGTGAGATGGCTGTCGCCGCAGGAGAACGCGTGGCGTTCGGGGAACTCGCGGCAGGCACGTTGCAGCAGGTCGTACAGGTTCTGGTAGGCGTGGCGGGCGATCTCGCTGGCCACGTATCCGGTCGCAATGGCAGGCATCGACTTCTCCGTACTTTTTCTCTGAGCTTCGAATTGTTGTTCTGCACAGTGAAACAGCGTGTCGAAATTGATGGTATGCGATAGGCTTGCCTGGCGCAACGAGCAGGCCCGGACCGCTACGGGGAATGCGGTCGATCTGCTATCGTTCGCCCGCGCCGCGCGCGGCGCTCGCCCACCCGAATACCCCGCCGAGGCCCCATGAGCGACGACGTCGAAGACAGCAGCAACCCCAAGGACCGCAAGTACGTCGAGGCGCTCGCCCGCGGACTGGACGTGCTGCGTGCCTTCACCCACGGCTCGGTGGTGCTCGGCAACCAGGAAATCTCGCGGATCACCGGCCTGCCCAAGGCAACGGTGTCGCGCATGACCTACACCCTGACCCAGCTGGGCTACCTCTGCTACTCGCAGCAGCACGAGAAGTACCAGCTCGATTCCGGCGTGCTGGCGCTGGGCTACGCGTATGTTTCCAACCTGCGCGTGCGCCAGCTGGCCAAGCCATACATGGACGCCTTCGCCCGTCGCACAAACACCACGGTGGGACTGACCTGCCGTGACTGGCTGTCGATGATCTACGTGGAAAACTGCCGCCCGCCGGAAGCGACGTCCCTGCGCATGGACGCCGGCGTGCGCCTGCCGCTGGCCACTACCGCTGCCGGCCGCGCGTACCTCGCTGCCACTCCGCAGCAGGAGCGCGAGCACTTGTTGTCGGCGCTGCGGGAGCGTCACGAAGGGGATTGGTCGGTGATGCGTGCTTCCCTCGAT includes these proteins:
- a CDS encoding long-chain fatty acid--CoA ligase, translated to MPAIATGYVASEIARHAYQNLYDLLQRACREFPERHAFSCGDSHLTFAELDRRADAFARYLRHHAGLQPGDRLALMLPNSLQYPIATFGALKAGVVLVNTNPQYTASELRHQLADSGASAVLLLDRLLPLLRGVQAHSEVRQILLTSIDDMERPQFDSDEADCTRFQQALRLGAEAPQVQIEPGLDRLALLQYTGGTTGVSKGAMLSHRSLIANVVQTLELFLRPGLLEPATDVRIAPLPLYHIMAFSTNLLSSVGMGLHTVFIRDGRNLDEIIGAMRRYPFTLMSGINTLFVGLMNHPDFPGIDFSHLKWVTSGGAPLNREVGRRWEAATGAPVREGFGLTEASPVVSTGTLHSPYREGYVGQALVDTELRTVDEEGNDSGPDQPGELWLRGPQVMQGYWQRPEESAQGLTADGWLKTGDIAELDANGMLKIVDRKKDMILVSGFNVFPNEVEDAVMRHPGVRECVAIGVPDERKGESVKLFVSLKDESLAPAQIIAHCREHLTGYKVPSFVEVLDELPKTSVGKLLRRQLRDLELAKRTTA
- a CDS encoding IclR family transcriptional regulator, translating into MSDDVEDSSNPKDRKYVEALARGLDVLRAFTHGSVVLGNQEISRITGLPKATVSRMTYTLTQLGYLCYSQQHEKYQLDSGVLALGYAYVSNLRVRQLAKPYMDAFARRTNTTVGLTCRDWLSMIYVENCRPPEATSLRMDAGVRLPLATTAAGRAYLAATPQQEREHLLSALRERHEGDWSVMRASLDASFEEYYEHGFCLSLGDWDRNVRAAGVPLRLADGGLMALTCGAPSFQLSEETLRGSLAHELEILARDIESLGA